In a single window of the Zea mays cultivar B73 chromosome 5, Zm-B73-REFERENCE-NAM-5.0, whole genome shotgun sequence genome:
- the LOC109940014 gene encoding serine/threonine-protein kinase fray2 isoform X3, whose translation MTGPGDKAAAGGAGGERRKYPIHVEDYELYEEIGQGVSAVVYRALCKPLDEIVAVKVLDFERTNSDLNSIVREAQTMILIDHPNVVKAHCSFAKDQTLWVVMPYMAGGSCLHIMKSVHPTGFEEPIIATILREVLKGLEYLHHHGSIHRDVKAGNILVDSRGGIKLGDFGVSACLFDSGDRQRARNTFVGTPCWMAPEVMQQIHGYNFRADIWSFGITALELAHGHAPFSKYPPMKVLLMTLQNAPPGLDYERDKKFSRNFKQMVAMCLVKDPSKRPPAKKLLKQPFFKQARSTDFIARKLLEGLPGLGFRYQALKEKDQDLMAQKKMSDGKKEEISQDEYKRGISSWNFDIDDLRSQASLGTECEDNISCKDSDVSFYDSDSLQDQAPEVPHLSKDFSTKYDADVENDMAAKDKSAVSPPDQPACLLRNASMHGMPITGSVTKENSTESLDLECQEKHPDIIPTSSSHERKFSFSSCSSDGFLSSKESTKQQSSIHNRDKCNGAPLHVSDETSYEAAPKAHKSAEDHDDRSKPPLIRGRFKVIPAHVDFDKTISRLPSLSIPSSAEVASNIIGGSFYMQLYSILQTNILQRDQILNAMKQVSGCDIASPGVPSMASQCIPSTSRSTSPSGAISVDRSMLEAAHEREKELLNEVLELQWRLLCTQDEVQRLKAKAAQLLREL comes from the exons ATGACGGGGCCTGGTGATAAGGCGGCGGCGGGAGGCGCGGGTGGCGAGAGGCGCAAGTACCCGATCCACGTGGAGGACTACGAGCTCTACGAGGAGATCGGGCAGGGCGTGAGCGCCGTCGTGTACCGCGCGCTCTGCAAGCCACTCGACGAGATCGTCGCCGTCAAGGTGCTCGACTTTGAGCGCACCAACAGCGACCTG AATAGCATCGTGCGTGAAGCCCAAACAATGATTCTGATAGACCATCCTAACGTTGTCAAGGCGCACTGTTCATTTGCAAAGGACCAAACATTATGGGTGGTTATGCCGTATATGGCTGGAGGGTCCTGCCTTCACATAATGAAATCAGTGCACCCTACTGGATTCGAGGAACCCATCATTGCAACGATACTTCGCGAAGTCCTGAAAGGTTTAGAGTATCTTCATCATCACGGCTCTATACATCGAGATGTGAAG GCAGGAAATATTCTAGTCGACTCTCGGGGTGGAATTAAGCTTGGAGACTTTGGAGTCTCTGCTtgcctttttgattctggtgataGGCAGAGGGCCAGGAATACTTTTGTGGGAACGCCTTGCTG GATGGCACCTGAGGTTATGCAGCAGATACATGGATACAATTTCAG AGCAGACATATGGTCCTTTGGAATTACTGCACTTGAACTTGCTCATGGTCATGCTCCTTTCTCTAAATACCCTCCCATGAAG GTCTTGCTTATGACACTTCAGAATGCTCCTCCAGGTCTTGACTATGAAAGAGATAAGAAATTCTCGAGG AACTTCAAGCAAATGGTTGCTATGTGTTTGGTAAAAGACCCTTCAAAGAGGCCTCCGGCAAAAAAGTTGTTGAAGCAACCGTTTTTCAAGCAAGCTCGTTCCACTGATTTCATTGCACGAAAGCTTTTGGAAGGATTACCTGGCCTTGGTTTTAGATATCAAGCTTTGAAG GAAAAGGATCAAGATTTAATGGCTCAAAAGAAAATGTCCGATGGAAAGAAAGAAGAAATCTCGCAG GATGAATACAAAAGGGGTATCAGCAGCTGGAACTTTGACATAGATGACCTGAGATCCCAAGCTTCACTG GGCACAGAATGTGAAGACAATATATCATGCAAAGATTCAGATGTATCTTTCTATGACTCGGACAGCTTACAGGATCAAGCACCAGAAGTGCCACATTTGTCGAAAGATTTCTCAACGAAGTATGATGCTGATGTT GAAAATGACATGGCAGCGAAAGATAAGTCAGCTGTTTCACCTCCTGATCAGCCTGCTTGCTTGTTAAG GAATGCTTCTATGCATGGGATGCCCATAACCGGTTCTGTCACAAAAGAAAACTCTACAGAAAGCTTAGATTTGGAATGTCAAGAGAAACATCCGGATATTATTCCAACTAGCTCATCCCATGAAAGGAAGTTTTCTTTTAGTTCTTGCTCATCAGATGGATTCCTTTCGTCCAAAGAGAG CACTAAACAGCAAAGTAGCATCCACAACCGTGACAAGTGTAATGGAGCGCCCTTGCATGTATCAGACGAAACATCTTATGAAGCTGCCCCTAAGGCACATAAATCAGCAG AGGACCATGATGATAGATCGAAACCTCCACTTATAAGAGGTCGATTTAAAGTTATACCAGCGCATGTTGACTTTGATAAG ACAATTTCTCGCCTTCCATCATTAAGTATACCCTCTTCCGCAGAAGTTGCATCAAACATTATTGGTGGCTCCTTCTACATGCAGTTATATAGTATTCTACAGACAAATATACTTCAAAGG GACCAAATACTTAACGCGATGAAGCAGGTGAGTGGTTGTGACATTGCTTCACCAGGCGTACCTTCTATGGCTTCGCAGTGTATCCCTTCCACAAGTCGTTCGACATCTCCATCAGGTGCAATTTCGGTTGATAGATCCATG TTGGAAGCTGCACATGAAAGGGAGAAAGAGCTGCTGAATGAGGTCTTGGAGCTGCAATGGCG GTTACTATGCACGCAAGATGAGGTTCAGAGGCTTAAAGCAAAGGCAGCGCAG CTGCTAAGGGAGCTTTAA
- the LOC109940014 gene encoding serine/threonine-protein kinase fray2 isoform X1: MTGPGDKAAAGGAGGERRKYPIHVEDYELYEEIGQGVSAVVYRALCKPLDEIVAVKVLDFERTNSDLNSIVREAQTMILIDHPNVVKAHCSFAKDQTLWVVMPYMAGGSCLHIMKSVHPTGFEEPIIATILREVLKGLEYLHHHGSIHRDVKAGNILVDSRGGIKLGDFGVSACLFDSGDRQRARNTFVGTPCWMAPEVMQQIHGYNFRADIWSFGITALELAHGHAPFSKYPPMKVLLMTLQNAPPGLDYERDKKFSRNFKQMVAMCLVKDPSKRPPAKKLLKQPFFKQARSTDFIARKLLEGLPGLGFRYQALKEKDQDLMAQKKMSDGKKEEISQDEYKRGISSWNFDIDDLRSQASLGTECEDNISCKDSDVSFYDSDSLQDQAPEVPHLSKDFSTKYDADVENDMAAKDKSAVSPPDQPACLLRNASMHGMPITGSVTKENSTESLDLECQEKHPDIIPTSSSHERKFSFSSCSSDGFLSSKESTKQQSSIHNRDKCNGAPLHVSDETSYEAAPKAHKSAEDHDDRSKPPLIRGRFKVIPAHVDFDKAQQPGLQKCHSMQTISRLPSLSIPSSAEVASNIIGGSFYMQLYSILQTNILQRDQILNAMKQVSGCDIASPGVPSMASQCIPSTSRSTSPSGAISVDRSMLEAAHEREKELLNEVLELQWRLLCTQDEVQRLKAKAAQLLREL; this comes from the exons ATGACGGGGCCTGGTGATAAGGCGGCGGCGGGAGGCGCGGGTGGCGAGAGGCGCAAGTACCCGATCCACGTGGAGGACTACGAGCTCTACGAGGAGATCGGGCAGGGCGTGAGCGCCGTCGTGTACCGCGCGCTCTGCAAGCCACTCGACGAGATCGTCGCCGTCAAGGTGCTCGACTTTGAGCGCACCAACAGCGACCTG AATAGCATCGTGCGTGAAGCCCAAACAATGATTCTGATAGACCATCCTAACGTTGTCAAGGCGCACTGTTCATTTGCAAAGGACCAAACATTATGGGTGGTTATGCCGTATATGGCTGGAGGGTCCTGCCTTCACATAATGAAATCAGTGCACCCTACTGGATTCGAGGAACCCATCATTGCAACGATACTTCGCGAAGTCCTGAAAGGTTTAGAGTATCTTCATCATCACGGCTCTATACATCGAGATGTGAAG GCAGGAAATATTCTAGTCGACTCTCGGGGTGGAATTAAGCTTGGAGACTTTGGAGTCTCTGCTtgcctttttgattctggtgataGGCAGAGGGCCAGGAATACTTTTGTGGGAACGCCTTGCTG GATGGCACCTGAGGTTATGCAGCAGATACATGGATACAATTTCAG AGCAGACATATGGTCCTTTGGAATTACTGCACTTGAACTTGCTCATGGTCATGCTCCTTTCTCTAAATACCCTCCCATGAAG GTCTTGCTTATGACACTTCAGAATGCTCCTCCAGGTCTTGACTATGAAAGAGATAAGAAATTCTCGAGG AACTTCAAGCAAATGGTTGCTATGTGTTTGGTAAAAGACCCTTCAAAGAGGCCTCCGGCAAAAAAGTTGTTGAAGCAACCGTTTTTCAAGCAAGCTCGTTCCACTGATTTCATTGCACGAAAGCTTTTGGAAGGATTACCTGGCCTTGGTTTTAGATATCAAGCTTTGAAG GAAAAGGATCAAGATTTAATGGCTCAAAAGAAAATGTCCGATGGAAAGAAAGAAGAAATCTCGCAG GATGAATACAAAAGGGGTATCAGCAGCTGGAACTTTGACATAGATGACCTGAGATCCCAAGCTTCACTG GGCACAGAATGTGAAGACAATATATCATGCAAAGATTCAGATGTATCTTTCTATGACTCGGACAGCTTACAGGATCAAGCACCAGAAGTGCCACATTTGTCGAAAGATTTCTCAACGAAGTATGATGCTGATGTT GAAAATGACATGGCAGCGAAAGATAAGTCAGCTGTTTCACCTCCTGATCAGCCTGCTTGCTTGTTAAG GAATGCTTCTATGCATGGGATGCCCATAACCGGTTCTGTCACAAAAGAAAACTCTACAGAAAGCTTAGATTTGGAATGTCAAGAGAAACATCCGGATATTATTCCAACTAGCTCATCCCATGAAAGGAAGTTTTCTTTTAGTTCTTGCTCATCAGATGGATTCCTTTCGTCCAAAGAGAG CACTAAACAGCAAAGTAGCATCCACAACCGTGACAAGTGTAATGGAGCGCCCTTGCATGTATCAGACGAAACATCTTATGAAGCTGCCCCTAAGGCACATAAATCAGCAG AGGACCATGATGATAGATCGAAACCTCCACTTATAAGAGGTCGATTTAAAGTTATACCAGCGCATGTTGACTTTGATAAG GCTCAACAACCTGGCCTACAGAAGTGTCACAGCATGCAG ACAATTTCTCGCCTTCCATCATTAAGTATACCCTCTTCCGCAGAAGTTGCATCAAACATTATTGGTGGCTCCTTCTACATGCAGTTATATAGTATTCTACAGACAAATATACTTCAAAGG GACCAAATACTTAACGCGATGAAGCAGGTGAGTGGTTGTGACATTGCTTCACCAGGCGTACCTTCTATGGCTTCGCAGTGTATCCCTTCCACAAGTCGTTCGACATCTCCATCAGGTGCAATTTCGGTTGATAGATCCATG TTGGAAGCTGCACATGAAAGGGAGAAAGAGCTGCTGAATGAGGTCTTGGAGCTGCAATGGCG GTTACTATGCACGCAAGATGAGGTTCAGAGGCTTAAAGCAAAGGCAGCGCAG CTGCTAAGGGAGCTTTAA
- the LOC109940014 gene encoding serine/threonine-protein kinase fray2 isoform X2, whose amino-acid sequence MTGPGDKAAAGGAGGERRKYPIHVEDYELYEEIGQGVSAVVYRALCKPLDEIVAVKVLDFERTNSDLNSIVREAQTMILIDHPNVVKAHCSFAKDQTLWVVMPYMAGGSCLHIMKSVHPTGFEEPIIATILREVLKGLEYLHHHGSIHRDVKAGNILVDSRGGIKLGDFGVSACLFDSGDRQRARNTFVGTPCWMAPEVMQQIHGYNFRADIWSFGITALELAHGHAPFSKYPPMKVLLMTLQNAPPGLDYERDKKFSRNFKQMVAMCLVKDPSKRPPAKKLLKQPFFKQARSTDFIARKLLEGLPGLGFRYQALKEKDQDLMAQKKMSDGKKEEISQDEYKRGISSWNFDIDDLRSQASLGTECEDNISCKDSDVSFYDSDSLQDQAPEVPHLSKDFSTKYDADVENDMAAKDKSAVSPPDQPACLLRNASMHGMPITGSVTKENSTESLDLECQEKHPDIIPTSSSHERKFSFSSCSSDGFLSSKESTKQQSSIHNRDKCNGAPLHVSDETSYEAAPKAHKSAEDHDDRSKPPLIRGRFKVIPAHVDFDKAQQPGLQKCHSMQTISRLPSLSIPSSAEVASNIIGGSFYMQLYSILQTNILQRDQILNAMKQVSGCDIASPGVPSMASQCIPSTSRSTSPSGAISVDRSMLEAAHEREKELLNEVLELQWRLLCTQDEVQRLKAKAAQI is encoded by the exons ATGACGGGGCCTGGTGATAAGGCGGCGGCGGGAGGCGCGGGTGGCGAGAGGCGCAAGTACCCGATCCACGTGGAGGACTACGAGCTCTACGAGGAGATCGGGCAGGGCGTGAGCGCCGTCGTGTACCGCGCGCTCTGCAAGCCACTCGACGAGATCGTCGCCGTCAAGGTGCTCGACTTTGAGCGCACCAACAGCGACCTG AATAGCATCGTGCGTGAAGCCCAAACAATGATTCTGATAGACCATCCTAACGTTGTCAAGGCGCACTGTTCATTTGCAAAGGACCAAACATTATGGGTGGTTATGCCGTATATGGCTGGAGGGTCCTGCCTTCACATAATGAAATCAGTGCACCCTACTGGATTCGAGGAACCCATCATTGCAACGATACTTCGCGAAGTCCTGAAAGGTTTAGAGTATCTTCATCATCACGGCTCTATACATCGAGATGTGAAG GCAGGAAATATTCTAGTCGACTCTCGGGGTGGAATTAAGCTTGGAGACTTTGGAGTCTCTGCTtgcctttttgattctggtgataGGCAGAGGGCCAGGAATACTTTTGTGGGAACGCCTTGCTG GATGGCACCTGAGGTTATGCAGCAGATACATGGATACAATTTCAG AGCAGACATATGGTCCTTTGGAATTACTGCACTTGAACTTGCTCATGGTCATGCTCCTTTCTCTAAATACCCTCCCATGAAG GTCTTGCTTATGACACTTCAGAATGCTCCTCCAGGTCTTGACTATGAAAGAGATAAGAAATTCTCGAGG AACTTCAAGCAAATGGTTGCTATGTGTTTGGTAAAAGACCCTTCAAAGAGGCCTCCGGCAAAAAAGTTGTTGAAGCAACCGTTTTTCAAGCAAGCTCGTTCCACTGATTTCATTGCACGAAAGCTTTTGGAAGGATTACCTGGCCTTGGTTTTAGATATCAAGCTTTGAAG GAAAAGGATCAAGATTTAATGGCTCAAAAGAAAATGTCCGATGGAAAGAAAGAAGAAATCTCGCAG GATGAATACAAAAGGGGTATCAGCAGCTGGAACTTTGACATAGATGACCTGAGATCCCAAGCTTCACTG GGCACAGAATGTGAAGACAATATATCATGCAAAGATTCAGATGTATCTTTCTATGACTCGGACAGCTTACAGGATCAAGCACCAGAAGTGCCACATTTGTCGAAAGATTTCTCAACGAAGTATGATGCTGATGTT GAAAATGACATGGCAGCGAAAGATAAGTCAGCTGTTTCACCTCCTGATCAGCCTGCTTGCTTGTTAAG GAATGCTTCTATGCATGGGATGCCCATAACCGGTTCTGTCACAAAAGAAAACTCTACAGAAAGCTTAGATTTGGAATGTCAAGAGAAACATCCGGATATTATTCCAACTAGCTCATCCCATGAAAGGAAGTTTTCTTTTAGTTCTTGCTCATCAGATGGATTCCTTTCGTCCAAAGAGAG CACTAAACAGCAAAGTAGCATCCACAACCGTGACAAGTGTAATGGAGCGCCCTTGCATGTATCAGACGAAACATCTTATGAAGCTGCCCCTAAGGCACATAAATCAGCAG AGGACCATGATGATAGATCGAAACCTCCACTTATAAGAGGTCGATTTAAAGTTATACCAGCGCATGTTGACTTTGATAAG GCTCAACAACCTGGCCTACAGAAGTGTCACAGCATGCAG ACAATTTCTCGCCTTCCATCATTAAGTATACCCTCTTCCGCAGAAGTTGCATCAAACATTATTGGTGGCTCCTTCTACATGCAGTTATATAGTATTCTACAGACAAATATACTTCAAAGG GACCAAATACTTAACGCGATGAAGCAGGTGAGTGGTTGTGACATTGCTTCACCAGGCGTACCTTCTATGGCTTCGCAGTGTATCCCTTCCACAAGTCGTTCGACATCTCCATCAGGTGCAATTTCGGTTGATAGATCCATG TTGGAAGCTGCACATGAAAGGGAGAAAGAGCTGCTGAATGAGGTCTTGGAGCTGCAATGGCG GTTACTATGCACGCAAGATGAGGTTCAGAGGCTTAAAGCAAAGGCAGCGCAG ATTTGA